In the Streptomyces fradiae ATCC 10745 = DSM 40063 genome, TGATCGAGGCGATCGTCGCGGAGCTCGGCGGCACGCGCGGCAAGGCCGCCTTCGAGCTGCACCTCGCGCGCGAGTTCATGCGCGAGGCGATCCACCTGTCGCTGCGGCCCGAGGGCCGGATCCTCCCGTCGCCCATCGACGGCAAGGAGAACCGGCTCTACCGGCTGCCCGTCGGCGTCGTCGGCGTGATCAGCCCGTTCAACTTCCCCTTCCTGCTCTCGCTGAAGTCGGTGGCCCCGGCGCTCGCGCTCGGCAACGCGGTGGTGCTCAAGCCGCACCAGAACACCCCGATCCTCGGCGGCACCATGGTGGCCAAGGTCTTCGAGGACGCCGGCCTGCCGCCGGGCGTGCTCAACGTCGTGGTCACCGACATCGCCGAGATCGGCGACGCGCTGCTGGAGCACCCCGTCCCGCGGGTCATCTCCTTCACCGGCTCCGACCGGGTCGGCCGCCACGTGGCCACCGTGTGCGCCAAGCACTTCAAGCGGGCCGTCCTGGAGTGCGGCGGCAACAGCGCGCTCGTCGTCCTGGACGACGCGGACCTCGACTACGCGGTGGACGCCGCCGTGTTCAGCCGCTTCATCCACCAGGGCCAGGCGTGCATGGCCGCCAACCGCGTCCTGGTCGACCGCTCCGTCATGGAGGAGTTCACCGAGAAGTTCGTCGCCAAGGTCCGCACCCTGAAGACGGGCGACCCGGCCGAGGACGGCACCCACATCGGGCCCCTGATCAACTCCTCGCAGGTCGAGTCGGTCATGGCCGCGGTGCAGCAGGCCGTCGCGGCCGGGGCGCGGGTCCTGACCGGCGGCACGTCCGAGGGGAACGTCGTCGTGCCGACCGTCCTCGCGGACATCCCGGCCGGCGCCCCGGTCCTGAGCCAGGAGATCTTCGGGCCGGTCGCGATGCTCATCCCGTTCGACGGCGAGGACGAGGCGGTGCGCATCGCCAACGACAGCCCGTACGGGCTCAGCGGCGGCGTCCACACGCGCGACGTCGAGCGCGGCGTGCGGTTCGCCCAGCGCGTCCACACGGGCATGATCCACATCAACGACGGCATCATCCACGACGAGCCGATCGTCCCCTTCGGCGGCGAGAAGCACTCCGGGGTGGGCCGGCTGAACGGCGACGCGACCGTGGAGGCGTTCACCACCCACAAGTGGATCTCCGTCCAGCACGGGCGGAGCACCTTCCCGATCTGACCCCGCACCCGGTCCGGCCGCGCCCCGTCCTGCCGTCCGGCCCGTGGGCTCGCGGCCGTGCGGGGCCGGACCGTGCCGGGGTCGCCACCGGACCGGGGCCGCACCGGACCGGGGTCGCACCGGACCGGGGCCGGACCGTGCCGGCCCCGGACACGTCGCGCCATCGAGGACGGATCCCGACCTCGATGGTCCGTAACGTGCGAGGTGTCAGGTCGGGGCGACGCGCCCCCACCCACCCCACCGAAAGGCGGACCCCGTCATGGTCGCTCTTGTTCCGGCGGAAGCACACGGCGACGAGCGCGGCGCGCTGCTCAACTTCATCGAGGCCCAGCGCGCCGCCCTCCGCCGCTCGGTCCTCGGCCTCACCGAGGAGCAGGCGGCGAGCCGTCCCAGCGCCAGCGAGCTGTCGCTGTCCGGGCTGCTCAAGCACGTGGCGGAGGTCGAGCTCAACTGGCTCCGCCTCGCCCAGCAGCGCCCCAACGAGCGCGGGCGCACCCCGGACACCTGGCACGAGGCGTTCCGGCTCTCCGGCGACGAGACCGTGCCCAAGGTCCTCGCCTTCTGGGACGGCGTCGTGAAGGAGACCGAGGAGTTCATCCGCACGGCGCCCAGCCTGGAGGACACCTTCCCGCTGCCGGAGGCGCCCTGGTTCCCGAAGGACGGCCGGGTCTCCGTGCGGTGGATGGCGCTGCACCTGGTGCAGGAGTTCGGCCGCCACGCCGGGCACG is a window encoding:
- a CDS encoding aldehyde dehydrogenase family protein; amino-acid sequence: MSYFRDLALQYIDGEWRAGGGSWDIIDFNPFNEEKLASITVATVDEVDQAYRAAERAQAGWAATNPYARRGVFERALRIIEDREPELIEAIVAELGGTRGKAAFELHLAREFMREAIHLSLRPEGRILPSPIDGKENRLYRLPVGVVGVISPFNFPFLLSLKSVAPALALGNAVVLKPHQNTPILGGTMVAKVFEDAGLPPGVLNVVVTDIAEIGDALLEHPVPRVISFTGSDRVGRHVATVCAKHFKRAVLECGGNSALVVLDDADLDYAVDAAVFSRFIHQGQACMAANRVLVDRSVMEEFTEKFVAKVRTLKTGDPAEDGTHIGPLINSSQVESVMAAVQQAVAAGARVLTGGTSEGNVVVPTVLADIPAGAPVLSQEIFGPVAMLIPFDGEDEAVRIANDSPYGLSGGVHTRDVERGVRFAQRVHTGMIHINDGIIHDEPIVPFGGEKHSGVGRLNGDATVEAFTTHKWISVQHGRSTFPI
- a CDS encoding DinB family protein, which encodes MVALVPAEAHGDERGALLNFIEAQRAALRRSVLGLTEEQAASRPSASELSLSGLLKHVAEVELNWLRLAQQRPNERGRTPDTWHEAFRLSGDETVPKVLAFWDGVVKETEEFIRTAPSLEDTFPLPEAPWFPKDGRVSVRWMALHLVQEFGRHAGHADIIRESLDGKTSFELIAMEGGQES